One Clostridia bacterium genomic window carries:
- the ruvC gene encoding crossover junction endodeoxyribonuclease RuvC produces MSVHSLRVMGIDPGLAHTGYAVLELRDRKPVLVEGGIIHTAARDSMAHRLQEIYRGLMEAMEEFRPHRVAIEAAFANSLTPKAALLVGQVRAICLLAAAQKCVQPDTYSPTEVKKALTGRGRASKAQVQGMVRAALNWPEVIKPDHVADACALALCYLQRQRDLEIGL; encoded by the coding sequence TTGAGCGTCCACTCTCTTCGGGTGATGGGTATCGATCCGGGACTAGCCCACACTGGTTATGCGGTACTGGAGTTGCGCGACCGAAAGCCAGTGCTGGTCGAAGGTGGCATAATCCACACTGCTGCTCGGGACAGCATGGCTCACCGTCTTCAGGAGATTTATCGCGGGTTAATGGAAGCTATGGAGGAGTTTCGGCCGCACCGGGTAGCGATTGAGGCTGCCTTTGCTAATAGCCTGACCCCCAAAGCAGCGTTGTTGGTGGGACAAGTCCGGGCTATTTGCCTCTTGGCGGCTGCTCAAAAGTGCGTTCAACCTGATACCTATAGTCCGACCGAAGTGAAAAAGGCTTTAACCGGACGCGGCCGGGCCAGTAAGGCCCAAGTGCAGGGAATGGTGCGAGCAGCTCTCAATTGGCCGGAAGTGATTAAGCCCGACCACGTAGCTGATGCTTGCGCCCTGGCCCTTTGCTATCTTCAAAGGCAAAGAGATTTGGAGATAGGGTTATGA
- a CDS encoding N-acetylmuramoyl-L-alanine amidase — translation MPSVYLSPSIQQANLGVGDYGNEEYRMNIIADFMVPRLQAHGLTVFRNRPSMTLAQVIADSNQKRADIHLAIHSNAASSPQAQGTEVWYFPGSARGKKLADALYREIAPLSPGRDRGIKGSSSLAELRKTRAPAAIVELGFHTNPEDAKWIMEQPQAIAEALVRGLVSYFGLPYLAPSASHPQPPQTPEPSPELGPSPQPSQPEPSQPVGGPISANSRGSLSINYIVLPLNGPMPNQPGGLWYGDGYEGEGLYVHFRDGWHKIKT, via the coding sequence GTGCCCAGCGTTTACCTTTCTCCTTCCATCCAGCAGGCTAACTTGGGGGTTGGCGATTATGGCAACGAAGAGTACCGAATGAATATCATTGCTGATTTTATGGTGCCCCGCTTGCAAGCGCACGGACTCACCGTTTTTCGTAACCGTCCTTCCATGACTCTAGCGCAGGTAATAGCCGATTCCAACCAGAAGCGCGCCGACATTCACCTAGCTATTCACTCCAATGCCGCTTCTTCTCCCCAGGCTCAAGGGACTGAGGTCTGGTACTTTCCAGGAAGCGCACGTGGGAAAAAGCTTGCGGATGCCCTCTATCGGGAAATTGCGCCGCTCTCGCCCGGCCGAGATCGGGGGATCAAAGGCAGTTCTTCTTTAGCTGAACTTCGGAAAACCAGAGCTCCGGCCGCCATTGTTGAACTAGGCTTCCACACTAACCCCGAAGATGCTAAGTGGATTATGGAGCAGCCCCAGGCCATTGCTGAAGCCTTGGTGCGGGGGTTGGTTAGTTACTTTGGTCTGCCGTACCTGGCCCCTTCAGCGTCTCACCCCCAGCCGCCCCAAACTCCTGAGCCATCTCCAGAGCTAGGGCCATCCCCACAGCCATCCCAGCCGGAGCCGTCCCAACCGGTTGGGGGTCCCATATCTGCCAATAGTAGAGGTAGCCTAAGCATCAACTACATCGTGTTGCCATTGAATGGACCTATGCCCAACCAGCCGGGTGGTCTTTGGTATGGTGACGGTTACGAAGGGGAGGGCCTGTACGTTCACTTTCGGGACGGTTGGCATAAGATTAAAACCTAG
- a CDS encoding lysine--tRNA ligase, with protein sequence MECYQAYADYEDMMRLTEYMVAYIAQEALGTTAVTYQGTVINLDPPWPRLTMLEAIKQYTGVDFGVLRESADARAAAQNLGVEIHPSWTWGKIVNEVFEEKVEPHLVQPVFIKDYPLEISPLAKKKAEDPRLTYRFEAFIAARETANAFSELNDPLDQRERFLAQERERLAGDDEAHRLDEDFLQALEYGMPPAGGLGIGVDRLVMILTDSPSIRDVILFPTLRPREEGE encoded by the coding sequence GATGGAATGTTATCAGGCCTACGCTGACTATGAGGATATGATGCGGCTGACCGAATATATGGTAGCCTACATAGCCCAGGAGGCGCTGGGCACTACCGCAGTCACTTATCAGGGGACAGTGATTAACCTTGATCCACCTTGGCCTCGGTTGACTATGCTAGAGGCAATCAAACAGTATACCGGGGTGGATTTTGGTGTGCTACGGGAATCTGCGGATGCTCGGGCAGCAGCCCAGAACCTGGGGGTGGAAATCCATCCCAGCTGGACTTGGGGCAAGATAGTGAATGAGGTGTTTGAGGAGAAGGTTGAGCCCCATTTGGTGCAGCCGGTTTTTATCAAGGATTATCCGCTGGAGATATCACCTTTGGCCAAAAAGAAGGCTGAAGATCCTAGGTTGACCTACCGGTTTGAGGCATTTATAGCTGCTAGGGAGACTGCCAATGCCTTTAGTGAACTCAACGATCCTTTGGATCAAAGAGAGAGATTCCTCGCTCAGGAGCGAGAGCGGCTAGCCGGAGATGATGAGGCTCATCGCTTGGACGAGGATTTCTTGCAGGCCCTCGAGTACGGGATGCCGCCGGCAGGGGGTTTAGGAATTGGCGTCGACAGGCTGGTGATGATCCTCACCGATTCTCCTTCCATCCGGGATGTGATCTTGTTTCCCACCTTAAGGCCGCGGGAGGAAGGAGAGTAA